TTTGCACACTCTACAAAATACCGTTCTGCTACGCCGGAGCTAGTGGGACTCATGGTCAGTTAATGCACGTAAATCCTCTGTCCTCAAAATTCGCCTGTTTGCGCTGTCTATTTGGAAATGAATCTGCGATACAGTGCGACGGGCTAAACGCGACGTGCAGAGAAAGCGGTATACTAGGCGCTGTGGTTGGGCATATAGGTTTACTGCAAGGAACTGCGGCAGTTGAACACATTAGTGAAAAAATTATCACTGAGGCCCATCCATGCTTGCTGCGCTTCGCCTTAGAGGAACCGCAAATAAAATATTCACGCGTAGAGCCTTCTAATCAGTGCCCAAATGGCTGCGGAACTCGACCACAAAAACTGCTCAATTTAAGCGAAGAAAAATGTCCAATGACTTTCTTGCATACAAAAATTGCCTTGGAAAATATGGACTTTGAATCCAGACTAAACGTCATTCTGAATTCACATGATACTTGCATGAGCGTAGGCCATTCCTGTCGAGAGGAAGGTTATGATATTGTAGAGATGCGAGAAATTTTTAGCAGTGGCTCTTGGCTTCTTAGACTGGAGAAGGGATCCCTTCGAACAAGAGACTAAACCCCATATTCGGCATAACCCATGAATAACCGCCAACAACAAGCATCGCATAGTTCGCTCTCAGTGCGCGAAATCGAGTTTTACAGTAGGCAACTACTCATAAAGGGCTGGAGTTCTGAACTCCAATCGCGCTTTAAGCTTTTGCACGTCGCCGTACCGGACACACTTATCACCGCAAGCCTCTATCTAGCCTGTTTGGGCATAGGCAAATTATCGCTTCGCCTTTCACCTCTATCTAGAAAACCTGATAAGCTACTAAAACATTTGGGCAGTTTGAATCCCGAATTAAATCTCATTGTCACCCAAGAAACTGGGGTTTCTAGTGCTGCTTTTTCCACGAGAGCATACTGCGAGATAAGAATAAAGAATGAGCTAGAACAAGTTTCGGAGCACGTTTCGACTTATAGCGAATCTCATGGAGCACTGTTATTAATCGATCCCACCTCTAGTCCGCTGGAGCTAAAATTGTTTGACACTGCTAAAAACCCAAACTCGTTAGCGGAAACTACGATTGAATGGCCAAGCACCGCCACTTCTGCATATCTACTTGCCGGAACAGCCGCAGTATGTATGATAGTTAAATGGTGCAAAAATAAGGATTTTTGTCGTTGAGAATGTTTAACTCCATGCCATCAATTGGCATATCGCAAAATCACGAGTGGCTTGTATTTGCGTTTGGCAAGTTGTGCTTAGTTGTTGCTATCGGACTCGCCTTTGATATGGGCCAGACGGTTAAGGATATGAGCAGGAGAACAGGAGGAGACTCAAAAGCAGAGGATCTCTTGCCAACAGCCGTAGAAAAGCCTTTAGCCGATAAAGCTTCATACAATATAATTACCCAGAGAAATGTTTTTGGTCACCAGAGCAAACCTACAACGACAGCCAACGAAAGCGCACCAAAATCTAGCCTAAACTTGCGCCTAGTAGGGACTAGCGTTGGCACCAATAGTCAGCCATTTGCAATAATAGAGAACGGAAGCAACAAAGAGCAGGATACTTTCGACTTAAATGACATGATTTACGAGCAGGCAAAGTTGCTCGCCGTATTTCCAAGCAGCGTGCGAATTTCCCACAATGGGCAGGTGGAAACTTTATTAATTGAAGAGAGCCCGGATCGGCCGATGGAGGCATTCCAATCGCTGCCAATCGCTGGAGAACAGACTTCGTTTGACGTGGATGAAAAGGAATTGAACAACGCACTAGCAAATTTGCCAGTTCTCCTTTCCCAAGCTAGAGCTGTTCCATATTTTAAGAACGGCGAGAGCATTGGGATGAGACTTTTTGCTATACGAAGGGGAAGCTTGTATGAGAAGCTAGGTTTAAAAAATGGCGACATTCTTAAGAGCGTAAACAACAATAGCTTAAGCGACCCCAGCCAGGCTCTAAAGATATTCGAAAAATTAAAAAGCGAGCGCTCGATCTACGTGCAGGTAGAACGGAGCGGTAGAGACATTAAGCTAGATTATGACATTAGATAAGCCGCATAGAAACTTCGCAATTATTAGAAGTGAGTTAAGA
This sequence is a window from Deltaproteobacteria bacterium. Protein-coding genes within it:
- a CDS encoding ThiF family adenylyltransferase, which produces MPNKNIHIVGCGGLGHAALMAIVSGFDAAFPLCITLIDGDRVELSNLNRQVFFTEHDLGRSKPTATEENIHVLFCDIAERKISIACVETNVHAENISALLKNSNYVIDATDSVDTKFLINDFCTLYKIPFCYAGASGTHGQLMHVNPLSSKFACLRCLFGNESAIQCDGLNATCRESGILGAVVGHIGLLQGTAAVEHISEKIITEAHPCLLRFALEEPQIKYSRVEPSNQCPNGCGTRPQKLLNLSEEKCPMTFLHTKIALENMDFESRLNVILNSHDTCMSVGHSCREEGYDIVEMREIFSSGSWLLRLEKGSLRTRD